One segment of Opitutaceae bacterium DNA contains the following:
- a CDS encoding GntR family transcriptional regulator has translation MKSVNSDLAYDHIRKRILSGEYPPGSPLMTKDLSSEIGVSRTPVRDALRQLEADGLVVIRPHLGANVTKMGRKEFRELCELRLALEGHAAALAAVNHSQSDLREIQYALDAMRNLTSSILSSSDEAPFIGDLLREDVRFHIAIMAAAHNALMKAEILRLNMINRVMIGPSMPKQAGKEISDSNRRKVLASHEEIHDAIARRDARAARDAMERHIEDIVEKSIRLIADSDAISPQELSEQELSYSG, from the coding sequence GTGAAGAGCGTAAACTCCGACCTCGCATACGACCATATTCGGAAGCGGATACTCAGCGGCGAATATCCTCCGGGCAGCCCGTTGATGACCAAGGATTTGTCATCTGAGATTGGCGTCAGCCGGACTCCGGTTCGCGATGCGCTTCGACAGTTGGAAGCCGATGGTCTCGTTGTCATCCGGCCACACTTGGGTGCCAACGTGACCAAGATGGGCCGCAAGGAATTCCGGGAGTTGTGCGAGTTGCGCCTTGCGCTGGAAGGGCACGCGGCCGCACTCGCCGCGGTAAATCACAGCCAATCTGATCTCCGGGAAATTCAATATGCGCTGGATGCGATGCGGAATCTTACATCAAGCATCCTCTCTTCAAGCGACGAGGCCCCATTCATCGGTGACCTGCTCCGCGAGGATGTGCGTTTTCACATTGCCATCATGGCAGCTGCTCACAATGCGCTGATGAAGGCTGAAATATTGAGACTGAACATGATCAACCGCGTCATGATCGGCCCGAGCATGCCAAAGCAGGCCGGAAAGGAAATCTCCGATTCAAACCGCAGGAAGGTGCTGGCGAGCCACGAGGAAATCCATGACGCCATCGCACGGCGCGATGCGCGCGCCGCACGCGATGCCATGGAGCGGCATATCGAGGACATTGTTGAGAAATCCATACGGCTGATTGCGGATTCTGACGCAATTTCGCCACAGGAGCTGAGCGAGCAGGAGCTTTCCTACAGCGGTTGA
- a CDS encoding serine/threonine protein phosphatase: MHEVKDTQRAIVRIGYDGRVHKTFRGPLARERFETEVKVLRHLEERGCNFVPRLLDSDPELLKIVTTNCGRIVEHLDPVRMAELFAELESYGVRHEDQFMRNVTYRTSDGRFCIIDFEFAVLLDSQGNPISVSPSPTVDDSTSGSLPPQ; this comes from the coding sequence ATGCATGAAGTCAAAGACACCCAGCGAGCCATTGTGAGGATCGGCTACGATGGCCGGGTGCACAAAACCTTTCGGGGGCCCTTGGCCAGGGAAAGGTTCGAAACGGAGGTCAAGGTGCTCAGGCATCTGGAGGAACGCGGATGCAACTTCGTTCCGCGCCTGCTGGATTCAGACCCGGAGCTTCTGAAGATAGTTACAACCAATTGCGGTCGAATCGTGGAACACCTTGATCCCGTCCGAATGGCGGAACTCTTCGCTGAACTCGAGAGTTATGGCGTTAGACACGAGGACCAGTTCATGCGGAATGTCACCTACCGGACGTCGGATGGACGGTTTTGCATCATTGATTTTGAGTTTGCAGTCCTGCTGGACAGTCAAGGGAACCCCATATCGGTCTCGCCCTCGCCCACCGTGGATGACTCGACTAGTGGCTCCCTGCCGCCACAATGA
- a CDS encoding glutamine synthetase beta-grasp domain-containing protein has translation MAKIKLEYIWLDGYTPLAGLRSKTKIIDGNVSSLKLEDLPVWGFDGSSTQQAEGKSSDCQLKPVAIFPDVTRKNAFLVMTEVLLPNGEPHPSNSRATIPDDPDTWFGFEQEYFFFQNGRPLGFPSEGYPAPQGTYYTGVGYRNVGSLARKLVEEHIDLCVAAGINIEGINAEVAKGQWEFQIFGKGSKNAADQVWVARYILSRLCECHGIDIEWSCKPIRGEWGRMLDWNGSGMHCNFSTKYMREIGGKAYFEKLMAAFDKHRDEHIAVYGPDNHLRLTGLHETQSIDKFSYGLADRGASIRIPHSFVNNGYRGYLEDRRPNSAADPYLVAGRIIRTILTVPTS, from the coding sequence ATGGCGAAAATCAAATTGGAATACATCTGGCTCGACGGTTACACCCCGCTGGCCGGTTTGCGAAGCAAGACGAAGATCATCGACGGCAATGTCTCGTCTCTAAAGCTCGAGGATCTGCCCGTTTGGGGGTTTGACGGGAGCTCGACCCAGCAGGCCGAGGGCAAAAGTTCGGATTGCCAGCTGAAACCAGTGGCCATCTTTCCGGATGTCACGAGGAAAAATGCCTTTCTGGTGATGACCGAGGTGCTGCTTCCGAATGGAGAGCCGCATCCGAGCAACTCCCGCGCAACAATTCCGGATGATCCTGACACTTGGTTCGGTTTCGAACAGGAGTACTTTTTCTTCCAAAACGGGCGGCCGCTGGGTTTCCCCTCGGAAGGCTATCCGGCTCCTCAGGGAACCTACTACACGGGTGTGGGATACCGCAATGTTGGCAGCCTGGCACGCAAACTCGTTGAAGAGCACATTGATCTCTGTGTCGCAGCCGGCATCAATATCGAAGGCATCAATGCGGAGGTCGCCAAGGGTCAGTGGGAGTTCCAGATTTTTGGCAAGGGTTCGAAGAACGCGGCGGACCAGGTCTGGGTGGCCCGTTACATCCTGAGCCGTTTGTGTGAATGTCACGGCATCGACATTGAATGGAGCTGCAAACCGATCCGCGGTGAATGGGGGCGCATGCTCGACTGGAACGGATCGGGCATGCACTGCAATTTTTCAACGAAGTATATGCGCGAGATCGGCGGCAAGGCGTACTTCGAGAAACTCATGGCCGCGTTCGACAAGCACCGCGACGAGCACATCGCGGTTTATGGCCCCGACAACCACCTGCGCCTCACGGGACTGCATGAGACACAGTCGATCGACAAGTTCTCGTACGGACTGGCCGATCGGGGAGCTTCCATCCGTATTCCGCACAGTTTTGTAAACAATGGCTATCGGGGCTATCTGGAGGACCGCCGACCCAACTCCGCCGCCGATCCGTATCTTGTCGCCGGAAGGATCATTCGGACGATCCTGACAGTCCCCACGAGCTGA
- a CDS encoding penicillin acylase family protein, whose translation MAKDDLSGKAAGRRERELAMALDLNGASNMWALRPERTSDGSTRLMSDPHLPWDGATKWHESHLVAGDRWIYGAVFPGSPGVGIGFTANVAWGFTNNGADIADVFRLKINPKNRNQYLYEGAWRELRSETHVVEAREAGGAVRRLERVVRYSHQGPIMQENGKGNEAFAVRLAAFDAQSETLDWVGKLEAGSLAEFEASMDRSHGYKWNCIAADNAGNIGYYYICAARERDESLAWNAPVDGSSAKTEWGRQLTWRDLPHIVNPRAGYLVNCNNNAFTVTRDGELKPGRYPRSYGSQGTTLGRDTRAYRAIELIEARPKHDDADISAITFDVKTLTAGPLVKQILDAAKTAGSGEGGESARRSAALELLRTWDGFATIENQALPILAGYLQAAEEKEIPLRQLERKSPREVIALLDEGLKLLGKRWGDGPVTWGQLHVIRRGDLEIPVPGAGSERGRDPFSTLFMVGAKTSHNGQYYADSGSSWLQSIAYKSGEVAAETVLPFGNSNDPASRHYNDQSALFAARRMKTALLTRSAVEADAESRFTLESPFE comes from the coding sequence GTGGCGAAGGACGATTTGTCCGGCAAGGCGGCGGGGCGCCGCGAGCGTGAGCTGGCCATGGCGCTGGACCTAAACGGTGCTTCGAACATGTGGGCGCTGCGGCCGGAACGCACGAGCGACGGATCCACCCGCCTGATGTCGGATCCGCATCTTCCGTGGGATGGAGCGACAAAGTGGCATGAGTCACACCTGGTCGCGGGGGACCGCTGGATCTACGGAGCGGTTTTCCCGGGCAGCCCCGGCGTGGGAATCGGGTTTACGGCAAATGTGGCCTGGGGCTTCACCAACAATGGGGCGGATATCGCCGATGTCTTCCGCCTGAAAATCAACCCAAAGAACCGCAACCAGTACCTCTATGAAGGGGCCTGGCGCGAATTGAGAAGTGAAACGCATGTTGTTGAAGCGCGAGAAGCGGGCGGCGCTGTCCGACGCCTGGAGCGGGTGGTGCGCTACAGCCATCAGGGCCCGATCATGCAGGAGAATGGAAAAGGGAATGAGGCCTTTGCCGTGCGCCTCGCTGCATTTGACGCGCAATCGGAGACTCTTGACTGGGTTGGAAAGCTTGAAGCCGGATCGCTTGCGGAATTTGAGGCCTCGATGGATCGCTCGCATGGCTACAAGTGGAACTGCATTGCGGCCGACAATGCGGGAAACATCGGTTACTACTACATTTGCGCGGCCCGGGAACGCGATGAGTCGCTGGCATGGAATGCACCCGTGGACGGTTCCTCTGCAAAGACGGAGTGGGGCCGGCAGCTCACCTGGCGCGATCTCCCGCACATCGTCAATCCCCGCGCCGGCTATCTTGTGAACTGCAACAACAACGCGTTCACAGTCACCCGGGACGGTGAACTCAAGCCGGGTCGGTATCCGCGGAGCTACGGCAGCCAGGGCACGACGCTGGGCAGGGACACGCGTGCGTATCGCGCCATTGAACTCATTGAGGCAAGGCCGAAGCACGATGACGCGGACATCTCCGCAATCACTTTCGACGTCAAAACCCTCACCGCCGGACCTCTGGTGAAACAGATCCTCGATGCAGCCAAGACCGCGGGTTCAGGCGAAGGCGGTGAGTCCGCGAGGCGTTCGGCCGCGCTGGAATTGCTGCGAACCTGGGATGGATTTGCCACGATTGAGAATCAGGCGCTTCCCATTCTGGCGGGTTATCTGCAGGCGGCGGAGGAGAAGGAGATACCGCTCCGGCAGTTGGAGCGAAAATCACCCAGGGAAGTGATCGCGCTTCTTGACGAGGGCCTGAAGCTCCTCGGAAAACGCTGGGGCGATGGGCCGGTCACCTGGGGGCAGCTGCATGTGATTCGACGCGGGGATCTTGAAATTCCGGTCCCGGGCGCCGGCTCCGAGCGGGGCAGGGATCCTTTTTCAACGCTTTTCATGGTGGGGGCGAAGACATCCCACAATGGCCAGTACTACGCGGACAGCGGTTCGTCCTGGCTGCAGTCAATTGCGTACAAGAGTGGGGAGGTGGCCGCTGAAACGGTTCTTCCCTTCGGAAACAGCAATGATCCGGCATCGCGGCACTACAACGACCAGTCAGCGCTTTTCGCTGCGCGGAGAATGAAGACCGCTTTGCTGACGCGATCCGCTGTGGAGGCGGACGCCGAGTCGCGCTTCACGCTCGAGAGTCCGTTCGAATGA
- a CDS encoding penicillin acylase family protein: MKIPRILRPVLAVIASALAAGAASVEIVRDHYGVPHIFGATLADALYGQGYCHAQDNLPLVLSGICAARGESSLNGEERRGSAVESDFSVRIFHLSEIALRNYESLPSQDRRLLDAYALGVEKFLADHPAKRPAWLGRISGADIIAVTKLRQMQQSLEWRRTICPARRRGAASVSWPWRWT; encoded by the coding sequence ATGAAAATCCCACGGATACTCCGCCCGGTCCTTGCCGTGATCGCTTCCGCCCTTGCAGCCGGAGCCGCCTCCGTCGAAATCGTTCGCGACCATTACGGCGTGCCTCACATCTTTGGAGCGACACTGGCCGACGCGCTCTACGGCCAGGGCTACTGTCACGCCCAGGACAATCTCCCACTTGTGCTGTCGGGAATTTGCGCGGCGCGCGGAGAGAGCTCGCTGAATGGTGAGGAGCGCCGGGGAAGCGCAGTGGAGTCGGATTTTTCAGTGAGGATTTTCCATCTCAGCGAAATTGCGCTGCGGAACTATGAGTCGCTCCCGTCGCAGGATCGGCGCCTGCTTGATGCCTATGCGCTCGGCGTCGAGAAGTTTCTTGCCGATCATCCCGCCAAGCGCCCGGCCTGGCTCGGAAGGATCAGTGGAGCGGACATCATTGCCGTGACGAAACTCCGTCAGATGCAGCAATCGCTTGAGTGGCGAAGGACGATTTGTCCGGCAAGGCGGCGGGGCGCCGCGAGCGTGAGCTGGCCATGGCGCTGGACCTAA
- a CDS encoding DUF5009 domain-containing protein — MESTHAAVQSPAQRPPGRLVSLDAFRGAIMIFLLSAGFGFREVARKHPDSEFWQFLSYNTDHAIWLGGGAWDMIQPAFMFMVGVAMPFSYGRRREEGQGLGPQFRHVMWRTFVLLLIALLIVTKAGESRTNFIFTNVLAQIALGYPFLFLLSRTSERAQWITIGVLAVGTWAVFAAHPAPPADFDYASVGVRPAIAGAVTLPGFFSHWNMGTNGGADFDRWFLNLFPRDKPFEYNPGGYVTLNFVPSLITMTLGLMAGSRLRGNAAAASKLRWLLAAALACLLAGLLAGGTVCPIVKRIWTPSWALYSGGIVLLLLAGFHYVIDMRGWNRWSYPFVIVGVNAIAAYLMDMFFREWVMEKLRSHLGFAVKGDFAIIWFRVLALLVMWVVCWWMYRRKIFLKI; from the coding sequence ATGGAAAGCACACATGCGGCCGTGCAATCGCCAGCGCAGCGTCCACCGGGGCGTCTGGTGTCGCTCGATGCATTTCGTGGAGCAATCATGATTTTTCTGCTTTCGGCGGGATTCGGTTTCCGCGAGGTGGCGCGCAAGCATCCGGATTCAGAATTCTGGCAGTTTCTCAGTTACAACACGGATCATGCAATATGGCTGGGGGGAGGTGCGTGGGACATGATCCAGCCCGCGTTCATGTTCATGGTTGGAGTGGCGATGCCTTTCAGCTACGGTAGGCGTCGCGAGGAAGGGCAGGGATTGGGACCGCAGTTTCGGCATGTGATGTGGCGCACGTTTGTTCTCCTTCTGATCGCCCTGCTGATCGTGACGAAGGCTGGCGAATCGCGGACGAACTTCATTTTCACGAACGTGCTCGCGCAGATTGCGCTCGGGTATCCGTTTCTGTTCCTCCTTTCGCGAACAAGCGAAAGGGCGCAGTGGATCACGATCGGCGTGCTTGCCGTCGGGACCTGGGCCGTTTTTGCCGCGCATCCGGCGCCCCCGGCGGATTTCGATTACGCGAGCGTCGGAGTGCGGCCTGCGATTGCGGGCGCAGTGACGCTTCCCGGATTCTTCTCGCACTGGAACATGGGGACCAATGGGGGAGCCGACTTTGACCGGTGGTTCCTGAATCTCTTTCCCCGGGACAAACCCTTTGAGTACAATCCAGGAGGCTACGTGACGCTCAATTTTGTGCCATCTCTGATCACAATGACCCTGGGACTGATGGCCGGCTCGCGACTGAGGGGAAATGCTGCGGCGGCTTCCAAACTGCGCTGGCTGCTGGCCGCCGCGCTTGCCTGCCTGCTCGCCGGACTTCTTGCCGGGGGAACCGTGTGCCCGATCGTGAAGCGCATCTGGACGCCATCCTGGGCACTGTACAGCGGCGGGATCGTGCTTCTGCTGCTTGCCGGATTCCACTATGTCATCGACATGCGCGGATGGAACCGCTGGTCGTATCCATTCGTGATTGTCGGAGTCAACGCCATAGCCGCGTATCTGATGGACATGTTCTTTCGCGAATGGGTGATGGAAAAACTGCGGTCGCACCTCGGCTTTGCAGTAAAAGGAGACTTTGCCATCATCTGGTTCCGGGTCCTCGCGCTGCTGGTCATGTGGGTGGTTTGCTGGTGGATGTACCGCAGGAAAATTTTTCTCAAAATCTGA
- a CDS encoding sulfatase, with protein sequence MKLGVTLSHLPACLLLLVLGVRMTHARHPNILFILTDDQRWDAMSIAGNKHLQTPNMDRIGREGVYFKNAFCTTSLCSPSRASILSGVYAHTHGVTNNFTEYPTSLKSFPMALQSAGYDTAYIGKWHMGEDNDMPRPGFNWFVTHKGQGKYYDTEFCFNGERREVEKGYYTHIVTDLALDWLKRPRGDQPWCLMIGHKAAHSFYIDEPKYENTFSGVRVYYPETAFMLDDKPAWIRERLYTWHGIYGPLFDWRKKFPDDRPEAVKDFEAMTHAYWGTLRSVDDSVGRLYSFLQQQGELDNTIIVFMGDNGLLNGEDGMVDKRTMHEPSIRIPLLVRYPGLTPPNRPKVVPQQVLTIDIAPSLLELCGVPPLPRVQGRSWAGLIQHGDPAWRTSWFYYYNYEKQFPYTPNVRGVRTDSWKYIHYPHGDGKPDRHMSELYNVEFDPEERHNLIANPKYAPVIAELRTLLRDRMLETGLSEATDKMPVDEGIKQELPDARIR encoded by the coding sequence ATGAAACTCGGAGTCACACTAAGCCATCTGCCCGCCTGCCTGCTGCTTCTCGTTCTCGGCGTTCGAATGACGCACGCCAGGCATCCCAACATTCTCTTCATTCTGACCGACGATCAGCGATGGGATGCGATGAGCATCGCTGGAAACAAGCACCTGCAAACGCCGAACATGGATCGCATCGGTCGCGAGGGCGTGTATTTCAAGAATGCCTTTTGCACCACGTCGCTCTGCTCCCCCAGTCGCGCAAGCATCCTGAGCGGCGTCTACGCTCACACACATGGTGTCACCAACAACTTCACGGAGTACCCGACCAGCCTGAAGAGTTTCCCCATGGCTCTGCAATCAGCTGGTTATGACACAGCCTATATTGGCAAGTGGCACATGGGTGAGGACAACGACATGCCGCGGCCCGGCTTCAACTGGTTTGTGACGCACAAGGGCCAGGGGAAGTATTACGACACGGAATTCTGCTTCAACGGAGAGCGCAGGGAAGTTGAGAAGGGCTACTACACCCACATCGTCACCGACCTCGCGCTCGACTGGCTCAAGCGCCCCCGCGGCGACCAGCCCTGGTGCCTCATGATCGGACACAAGGCGGCGCACAGCTTCTACATCGATGAGCCCAAATATGAAAACACCTTCTCGGGCGTGAGGGTCTACTATCCCGAAACCGCGTTCATGCTCGATGACAAGCCGGCCTGGATTCGGGAGCGGCTGTACACCTGGCACGGCATCTATGGCCCCCTCTTTGACTGGCGAAAGAAGTTTCCCGATGACCGGCCGGAAGCGGTGAAGGACTTCGAGGCTATGACTCACGCCTATTGGGGAACCCTGCGTTCAGTCGATGACAGCGTTGGACGGCTCTACTCATTCCTCCAGCAGCAGGGCGAACTCGACAACACCATCATTGTCTTCATGGGCGACAACGGGCTGCTAAATGGCGAGGATGGCATGGTGGACAAGCGCACGATGCATGAGCCAAGCATTCGCATTCCGCTGCTTGTGAGATACCCCGGCCTCACCCCGCCGAACCGTCCGAAGGTGGTTCCCCAGCAGGTTCTGACCATCGACATCGCGCCGAGCCTGCTGGAACTGTGCGGCGTCCCACCTCTCCCCCGCGTACAGGGAAGGTCTTGGGCCGGTCTGATCCAACACGGCGACCCAGCCTGGCGCACCTCATGGTTCTACTATTACAACTACGAGAAGCAGTTTCCCTACACTCCGAATGTGCGCGGCGTGCGCACTGACAGTTGGAAATACATCCACTATCCCCACGGCGACGGAAAACCCGACCGCCACATGTCCGAGCTTTACAACGTCGAGTTCGATCCCGAGGAGCGCCACAATCTCATCGCCAATCCAAAATATGCTCCGGTGATTGCCGAACTTCGGACGCTCCTGCGGGACCGCATGCTGGAAACAGGTCTCAGCGAAGCGACGGACAAGATGCCCGTCGACGAAGGCATCAAGCAGGAGCTTCCGGACGCCAGGATCCGATGA
- a CDS encoding heparinase II/III family protein: MHEDFNAALVAMRILSIVLLFASQAFAATGSAPDSLAGLRSGHPRLLFTNEQLNAAVAAARIDPLRAKLHERILALAEDQIGTQPVRHELIGPRLLDKSRTALGRILTCAMAFRLSGDMRYALRAKKELFATAGFPDWNPSHFLDVAEMSLAFAIGYDWLYEQLQPAERERLKAALMKHSLSFASAAYAGLKPTDKRLRFVTAVNNWNQVCNAGLLAAALAIADEEPEVARLVVNGALRSLPVAMKASYWPDGAYPEGPAYWDYGTGYNVVAIAVLESALGTDFGLSRSPGLDRTALYRLNVEGPSGYAFNYADGRPAIGAQPEFTWLGRRFNLPSVLQHCRDALESELSKPTSMNRMMAMHAVWFPAPVGAPVPEPALDRYFRGPAELVMLRSAWNDPRALFVGFKAGRNDVSHAHLDLGSFILDADGVRWAHDLGPDNYNLPGYFGAERWSYYRLNNRSHNTLTPGNHLQSAVAVAPVVAFSSQVTKSFAITDLTGVYAGVAQSIRRGVALLDRARVLVQDELSAVKLGTVLKSRVVTGARVTLEDARHATLRQMDRMLRAEILAPEDGRFRVAPARPDTSRENANKGLTALTAEATANSPDMRIVILLTPVGERWHNFPGQPAVTPLADW, from the coding sequence GTGCACGAAGATTTCAATGCTGCCCTGGTTGCGATGCGTATTCTCTCGATCGTTCTCTTGTTTGCTTCCCAGGCATTCGCCGCCACGGGGAGCGCGCCGGATTCTCTTGCCGGGCTTCGGTCCGGCCATCCCCGGCTGCTGTTCACAAATGAGCAGTTGAACGCCGCCGTCGCCGCCGCACGGATCGATCCTCTGCGTGCGAAGCTTCATGAGCGCATTCTCGCGCTTGCTGAAGATCAGATTGGCACACAGCCGGTCAGGCATGAGCTCATCGGTCCCCGGCTTCTGGACAAGTCTCGCACGGCGCTGGGGCGAATCCTCACGTGCGCGATGGCCTTTCGACTCAGCGGCGACATGCGCTATGCGCTTCGAGCGAAGAAGGAGTTGTTCGCCACGGCAGGCTTCCCCGATTGGAATCCGTCTCATTTTCTTGATGTGGCGGAAATGAGTCTGGCCTTCGCCATTGGCTACGACTGGCTTTATGAGCAGTTGCAGCCCGCGGAGCGTGAGCGGCTGAAGGCCGCGTTGATGAAACACAGCCTGTCGTTTGCGTCCGCCGCCTATGCAGGATTGAAGCCGACCGACAAGCGGCTCCGGTTCGTTACAGCGGTCAACAACTGGAATCAGGTCTGCAACGCCGGTCTCCTGGCTGCGGCATTGGCGATTGCCGATGAAGAGCCGGAGGTCGCACGACTCGTTGTGAATGGTGCGCTGCGTTCGCTTCCTGTCGCGATGAAGGCTTCCTACTGGCCCGACGGAGCCTATCCGGAAGGTCCCGCCTATTGGGATTACGGGACCGGCTACAATGTTGTCGCGATCGCAGTGCTCGAAAGCGCACTCGGGACGGACTTCGGGCTGAGTCGATCGCCAGGACTGGATCGAACCGCGCTTTATCGGCTCAATGTCGAGGGTCCGAGCGGGTACGCATTCAATTACGCCGACGGTCGTCCGGCGATCGGTGCCCAGCCTGAATTCACATGGCTGGGCCGGCGGTTCAACCTGCCCTCAGTCTTGCAGCATTGTCGCGATGCGCTGGAATCCGAGCTATCGAAGCCGACATCGATGAATCGCATGATGGCTATGCACGCGGTGTGGTTTCCGGCGCCCGTGGGCGCGCCTGTTCCGGAGCCGGCGCTTGACAGGTACTTTCGGGGCCCGGCCGAACTCGTGATGCTTCGCAGCGCCTGGAATGATCCGCGCGCCCTGTTTGTCGGATTCAAGGCGGGTCGGAATGATGTCAGCCACGCACATCTTGATCTGGGGTCATTCATCCTCGACGCCGATGGTGTGCGCTGGGCGCACGATCTCGGACCGGACAACTACAATCTGCCCGGATACTTCGGGGCTGAGCGATGGAGCTACTATCGGTTGAACAACCGCAGTCACAACACCCTTACGCCGGGAAATCATCTTCAGTCCGCCGTGGCTGTCGCGCCGGTAGTCGCCTTCAGTTCGCAGGTCACGAAAAGCTTCGCGATAACCGACCTCACTGGAGTCTACGCGGGAGTGGCGCAAAGCATCCGGCGGGGAGTGGCGCTTCTGGATCGCGCGCGGGTGCTCGTTCAGGATGAATTGAGCGCCGTGAAATTGGGAACGGTGCTCAAGTCGCGGGTCGTGACGGGAGCGCGGGTGACGCTTGAGGACGCGCGACATGCGACCTTGCGGCAGATGGATCGCATGCTTCGCGCGGAGATTCTCGCGCCCGAGGACGGTCGATTCCGCGTGGCGCCGGCCCGCCCGGACACTTCGAGGGAGAATGCCAACAAGGGATTGACCGCGCTGACGGCGGAGGCCACCGCCAATTCGCCCGACATGCGGATCGTGATCCTGCTCACACCCGTCGGGGAGCGCTGGCATAACTTCCCCGGACAGCCGGCCGTCACTCCTCTGGCCGATTGGTGA